From the Nitrospirota bacterium genome, the window CTTCGGCTTGGGAACCTGGCCTTCGAGGGTCACGATTCCCGTGATGCTACCTCCGTCCGTTACGGCAATTTCTTCATAGGCCCAAACAGGATTCCCGAATTCGATCGTGGCTAACATCACTGCTGCAATTACAGAACGCATTGGATCCTCCTTGTTCTCAATCAGGGTCTCGGCATGAGTCCTTTGTATACGTGTTTGACTATTAAGAGTTGCCAGATCCGGGGTCGGCAGCGGGCCATCCCTCTTCATTTTAGATTGCCAGACGACAGGATAACATAATTTTTTCAGTTGAAGAGGGCTTCTTTATGTTGTCCAAGCTTTTTCAGTACCGAGGCGGGGTCACGCTGGGCGAGGATACCCTTCTGGCAGATAGTCGGACGCTTCTCCACCCCTGCCTTCGATCGTTACAAGGGTCAATTCCAAGAGATCTAGGGGGCGGGTGTTATCAGAAAAATGTGCGGCTTTCCGTCCGCGGCGATTCCGACCCCGGCGATCTGGCCGCGATCGTTGATGCAGCGGGGAGTCAGGGCCTTCCACCCGGATCCCGATGGAAGAAGGGTGGTGAGATCGATCATTTTCCCCTGGCTATAGAGGAATCCGCGCGAACCACTGGTTCCAACGATTTGCCCTGCCTCGTTGATGGCCAGAGCCGTACTTTCTTGCCCCTCTAACGTTCCCAGGTCCGTCATCTTTCCCTCTGCATAGAGAAAGGCATGGGCCTTGTTGGAACCAGCCATGTTGGCGCTTCCCACGATTTGGCCACGGTCATTGACGCTGTTGGCGCGACTATCCGTTCCTCCGAGCGTCCCCAGATCTGTCATCCTGCCATGTTGGTACAGAAAGGCATGGGTTTCGTCGCTGTAGGTGCTGGCATAGCCCACAATTTGGCCATTGTTGCTGATATCTGTCGCCGCACTTTCTTTGCCTCCGAGGGTGCCTAAATCAGTGAGTGTTCGTCCTCGATACAAAAAAGCATGTCGTTCAGAGGGGAAATCGGAGCCGGGCACCGGAATGAGGGTGTACCATCCCACTGCCTCAGCGGAATCGTTGACCGCCAATGCAATTCCCGGCGGTCTCACAAACGCGGCGAGGTCGACGAACTTGCCGTCATGATAGATAAAGGCATCCCGACCGATATTCCCTACGATCTGGCTTTTGTCGTTGATGTCCATGGCTCGGCAACCCACTCCACCGCAATTGCCGAGATCGATGATTTTTTTCCCGTCAAACCACCAACCGGTATTCCTGGTTTGGCTGACCGGGACGGCTCCGGCCAATTGACCGTGGTTGTTGATGCTTTCAACCGTGCCGCCGGCGGCAATCGCTCCAAGGTCCTTGACGGTATATCTGTCCGCTGCCGCCGCCAGAACGGTGACACTCAACCAGGCTACTATTGCACAGAGGCTGATGGCCCAACGTGTACGAGACCGTTTCATCAGATTGACCTCCTCGACTTTCTCATTTTACCGCGTTCAAAGGAATCGACACACTGATCGCACCAGCCAGATCGCCCTCTTCGGCTCCTTCTTTGCGATATCCGGAAATGTCTAACTGTCCTGCCGGTCCACCGTGGCAGGCCAGGCAGTCTCTGGTGTAGTAGATCGGGGTCAGCACTCGCAGCATGTTGTTTCCGGTCTGCACCTCGCTGATCGTCACGGATTGACTGGGCTGAGTCAGCAAGCGCCGAAGGACCGCCTTTTCATACGGATCCGGTGCGTTTTTCGGGTTGCGCGGCTCGAGCGTCGTTTGTTTCAATTGAATGCCTGAACGAGCTGAAAATCGCTCGGCGACCTGGCTGCCGAAGGTGGCCGGGATGAAGTGTTTGTACCCGACTCCCTGTTGGTTAATCACCGGCTGGGCTTCTGCGACCACGTCTTTGCTCGCATCTAAGAGCGCGCGTAAGAGGTTCGTTGTACTGGGAGGCAAATGATCGGACGCGGGTTTGGTCAGGTCCACACCGGTCCTGGATCGAAACTCGTTCACGACCTGTCGCTCGAACACTTCTGGCGTGAATCCCTTGGCCCCCTTGCTTGGATCGTCGATCAATGATTGATGGCGATCGATCACCACTCGTCCTGTACTGAGGAGCATGGCGATCAGGCGTGCGGTTTCTTCTGCTTGATAGGGCGTGACGCCTGCCTCCACACAAGAGGGTCCTGCCAGGCCTAATCCACCGGCAATCATGATCATTAAAATTTTCTTGGCAACACAGGTCATATTCGTCTCCTTCACCGTACTGGTCTACGCCGATGTACTGCCTCGCACCGCATTTCAGACATTGTTCAGTTCTCGCATGCGACAGTGGGTCCACTGGGCGCATGGCCTTGCAAATGACTGACGAATTCTCATGCCTCAGGCTGAGTCGGTGTTCGGCTCTGCACCTCAATCTCATGCTGATATGCCATGACTTCATAATCCGGTTGGAGGATCCGCTCGACTTCTTGGAGGATGAGTTGGGCCACGGACGTGGATACGATCAGGAGCATTTTGACGCTCTGGTCGCTCTCGAGTTGACCTGTGCGGCTGCCATGTTTTCCCCATCCAGACGCGACATCTTCAATCGTGTAGCCCTGAGCGCCCGCATGTTCAACCAGGTTTATCAACGTGGGTTCCATGACCCGCTCGGTAATGATGGTCAGTAGTACTGCTTTTCCCATGGGCATATGCAGTGCTCCTCTCGTCCGTACTCCGCCGGTCATGATCCGAACAATTGTTTTGCGAGCCAAAAATACAGGGGGATGCCCATCGCAATATTGAAGGGGAACGTGATCCCCAGCGATGCTGTGAGGTAGAACGAGGGGTTGGCTTCCGGGATTGAGATGCGCATGGCGGCCGGTGCGGCGATGTAGGAGGCGCTCGCAGCCATGACGCCCAACATTGTGGCGCCGCCGACGCTCAGTCCGACAAATCCCCCCACGAGTACCCCAATCGTCCCGTCGATAATCGGCATACAGATCGCAAAGGCGATCAGGAACGCTCCGACGGCTCGAACCTCAGCCAGTCGTCGACCGGCTACCAAACCCATTTCCAACATGAATAGACATAAGACGCCTTTGAAGAGATCTCCAAAGAAAGGTTTGGTCACGGCAATCCCGTCCGGTCCTGAGATGTAGCCGATGACCAGCGCACCTAGGAGGATGATGGAGCCAGTCCCAGTCAGGGCTTCGTGCAAAACGGGCCGGATCCATCCTGCGCGGCTCTTCACGGTTCCATCCGATTCACCCTGTTGCCGCATTTCCACTTGAAGGGCGATCCGGGCCAATAAGATTCCGACGACCACGCCGGTTGGTTCGAGGATCGCCAGAAAGGCGGACAGATATCCCTCAGGTTTGACTTGAAGGCTGGATAAGAACTGCGTCGCCACGGCGAAGGTGACGGCACTGACCGATCCATAGTGGCCTGCAATTGCGGCCGAGTCATGGATGCTGAATTTCCCCATATAACGAAGGATAAAATAACCGGCGATGGGGATCAGGGAGCCCAACAAGAAGCAGGCGACAATCGGCATCCAGATTGCCGTGATTCCCACTTCACGGATTTCAGCTCCTCCATGCAACCCAATGGCGGCTAACAGATACAGTGTCAGTCCGATATAGAGGGCATCGGGGACTTTGAGTTCAGACCGGAGCAAGGTGGCTAGGATGCCCAACGCAAAAAAAAGCGGCATTGGTGCGGTTAAGTTATGCCCGATGGCGTCGAGTAACGTGTGGTCTACCATTCGGTTTTCCTTCCGATGTCATGCTGGTCCAAACGTAAACCGGGGATCGCAAGTTCTGTTCCGTCAACATGCGGTTGGCCATGAGGCTCGCGTCGATCTGAAATCATTGTCGGAAGCGGCTTTTCGCAAAAATCTGTAGAGATGTAGGCGGGTTCTGCCTTGAGTCATGTTTTGAGGTAGAGCGGATTCGCTCGGCCCGCTCTGTGCGAATCATGAGGTCTGAGAACGGGGAAGCACGACACTGATGTGGAGTGGGGGTGCTGTTGGAACCGGGTATATGGCGAATCCGACTGTGCTTCCATCACAGGTGACCGTGATGCCAATCGTATGGGCTGTTGCTGGTAGATCGGTCAATCGGCCAATTCCTGCCGGGTTGCGGGAGTCAGCGGTTTTGATGTTGAGAGATAGACCGGCTGCGTTGGTCAAGTGGCATCGCGGTCTACGCTAGAATCGCCAGAAGAACGACAGTTGTATCCGGTGGTTCTCGGCATTGGCCCCATCCGCATAGGTGGTACGGACCCAGTTCGTCATCAGCGCCGCTCGAATTTCCTGAGTGAAATCGTGGAACACATAGGCATAGTAGGTGGAGTCGCGGATATAGATACTCTGTGCTGTTCGGAGCGCTCCACCACAGAACGCCGCTGTCACCGTACAGGTCATTTCACCGGCGTTGGAGGAGTAGATGGTTCCATAGCCGCCTCCGATCCACGTTTTCCCTTGATCGGGGAGATAATACGTCGCATGAACCATCATCGAGGTCGAGCGTATCGCTTCAAATTTGCCGGTTTGACTGCTCACGGCTGCAAGACCGGCATCGATATTGGTCTGGCCGAAGGCCGTTCCGCCAAAGCCGCTGTTTGAAGTGGAACTCCCGCACACCGGATTGCAGACGCCCCAACTCAATCCGTTAAACATGTCGGATATCCCGGCACCTGTGACGCCCTCCATCACGATGTGCGCCGTATGACCCCACTCTCCATCCCGTGATGGGAGAACCGGAATAAATAGGCTAGAGGAGATTCCCCAGCCGGTTGCGTATGATTGACCAATCAGATTGGGTTGGGTTCCCGATGGACTCGTCGAACCCCCAGCATTCGCTTCGAGTTTCCGTCCGACCCCGCTGATTTGGAGGCTCAACGGCTTGAGCGAAATGTCGCCTGTCGAAGAACCGGTATAGGGCGCAAGCAAGCCGTGATAGGCGACCTGAACTCCCGCAACGAACGAGGGGAGGTTGGCATCGGGTTGTGGCGGACGCTCTACGGAGAAGACGGGAGTCAGGGAGAGGGTATCCGTCACGCGAAGTCGCTTAGACAGGCTGGCTTGAATCCATCGATTGAACATATTTGCCGGAG encodes:
- a CDS encoding DUF3365 domain-containing protein — its product is MTCVAKKILMIMIAGGLGLAGPSCVEAGVTPYQAEETARLIAMLLSTGRVVIDRHQSLIDDPSKGAKGFTPEVFERQVVNEFRSRTGVDLTKPASDHLPPSTTNLLRALLDASKDVVAEAQPVINQQGVGYKHFIPATFGSQVAERFSARSGIQLKQTTLEPRNPKNAPDPYEKAVLRRLLTQPSQSVTISEVQTGNNMLRVLTPIYYTRDCLACHGGPAGQLDISGYRKEGAEEGDLAGAISVSIPLNAVK
- a CDS encoding sodium-dependent bicarbonate transport family permease, which encodes MVDHTLLDAIGHNLTAPMPLFFALGILATLLRSELKVPDALYIGLTLYLLAAIGLHGGAEIREVGITAIWMPIVACFLLGSLIPIAGYFILRYMGKFSIHDSAAIAGHYGSVSAVTFAVATQFLSSLQVKPEGYLSAFLAILEPTGVVVGILLARIALQVEMRQQGESDGTVKSRAGWIRPVLHEALTGTGSIILLGALVIGYISGPDGIAVTKPFFGDLFKGVLCLFMLEMGLVAGRRLAEVRAVGAFLIAFAICMPIIDGTIGVLVGGFVGLSVGGATMLGVMAASASYIAAPAAMRISIPEANPSFYLTASLGITFPFNIAMGIPLYFWLAKQLFGS